The segment CGCTGTAGACGAAGTGCACCCGTTGACGCGCCTGCACGGCGGCGGCCAGGTCCAGCAGCCAGCGCTCGCTGGCGGCCGCCCGTGGCCCGGGCAGGTCCAGGGTGGCGGCGTCGCCCAGGGCGCGCAGGCGCGGGCACTGGCCACCGCCGGTGCCGCCTGTTCCAGCCCGAGGTTCTGTGCGGCCAGCAGGCCGAGGGACAGCGCCAGGGTTTCCTCATTGGTGAACATCATCGGCGGCAGCTTGAAGCCGGCCACCAGTCGGTAGCCGCCATGGCGCCCGCGTTCGGCGGTCAGGGGAATACCCATCTCTTCGAGGGTGGCGATGTAGCGCCGCAGGGTGCGCCCGTCCACCTCCAGGCGCCGCGCCAGCTCGCTGCCGCTGAGCTGGCCATGGGTCTGCAGCAGCTCCAGCACGGCGAGCACCCGGGTGGTGGGATTGGGCATGATCAAGGCTCCGCGAAAAATCTTTCCAGGAAGGAAATCAATTAGGGCGGAATAAAGCCTGATTACCTCTCAGGGTGCTCCCAGGGCCGGCCAGTACGGCCTCTCATCATCCCTTCAAGGAGCAAGACTGCGATACTGCGGGTTGCTGGAGACCAGCAAGATAGTGCCCACGCGCCGGGTTGTTGGCAGGCGCGTGAGCGGTTTCGCATCAGAAGGCGAAGCACGAGCAGCCGAACGCACCCCAGAAGCCCTGGAAGTCGCTGATCGGCACCGCCGAGCGGCGCGCCTTGTCGTGGCTGTGGGCATGCACGGCGCAGGCGCCGACGCACTGGTGCACCTGCGCCACCAGCGGCGCGCCGGGTTTCCAGTGGCCGGGCACCCTGGCCACCGGCGACCAGTCGGGCAGTACCGGAGCCGGCGGCGGCGCCAGCTTGTCAAACTCGCCAGCGCCATACACCACCTTGCCGTCGACCACGGTGAGCACCGACTCGATCCACTTGATCGCCTCTTCCTCGACGCTGAAGAAGTCCGCCGACAGGGCGACCAGATCGGCCAGTTGGCCGACCTTGATCTGCCCCTTCTTGCCCTGCTCGCTGGAGAACCAGGCGCTGCCATGGGTGAACAGCTCCAGCGCGGTGGCGCGCGGCAGGCCCTGCGGGTACAGCTCCAGACCGCCGACGGTCTTGCCGCTGACCATCCAGTACAGCGAAGTCCAGGGGTTGTAGCTGGCCACGCGGGTGGCGTCGGTACCGGCGCCGACCGGCACGCCCTCACTCAGCATGCGCTGGATCGGCGGGGTCTTCTCGGCGGCCTGCTTGCCGTAGCGGTCGACGAAGTATTCGCCCTGGAAGGCCATGCGGTGCTGGATGGCGATGCCGCCACCGAGGGCGCGGACGCGCTCGATGTTCTTCGGCGTGATGGTCTCGGCGTGGTCGAAGAACCACGGCAGGCCGTTGAACGGGATGTCACGGTTGACCTTCTCGAACACGTCGAGCATGCGCGAGATGGATTCGTCGTAGGTGGCGTGCAGGCGGAACGGCCAGCGCTGCTCGACCAGGTGGCGGACGACCGGTTCCAACTCCTGCTCCATGCTTGGCGCGAGGTCCGGGCGCGGTTCGAGGAAGTCCTCGAAGTCGGCGGCGGAGAACACCAGCATCTCGCCGGCGCCGTTGTGACGCAGGAAGTCGCTGCCCTGGCCGGGTTTGACGATCTTGCTCCACTGCTGGAAGTCGGCCAGCTCTTCCTTGGGTTTCTGGGTGAACAGGTTGTAGGCGATGCGGATGCTCAGCTGGTTGTCCTTGGCCAGCTGCTCGATCACCTGGTAGTCGTCCGGATAATTCTGGTAACCACCGCCGGCATCGATGGCACTGGTCACGCCCAGGCGATTCAGCTCGCGCATGAACTGGCGGGTCGAGTTGACCTGGTATTCCAGCGGCAGCTTGGGCCCCTTGCTCAGGGTCGAGTAGAGGATCATCGCGTTGGGCCGCGCCACCAGCATGCCGGTGGGCTCGCCATTGGCATCGCGAACGATCTCGCCGCCCGGCGGGTTGGGCGTGTCCTTGCCGTAGCCGACCACCCGCAGCGCGGCGCGGTTGAGCAGTGCGCGGTCATACAGGTGGAGGACGAACACCGGGGTGTCCGGCGCAGCCTTGTTCAGCTCGTCGAGGGTCGGCATGCGCTTCTCGGCGAACTGGAATTCGTTCCAGCCACCGACCACCCGCACCCACTGCGGGGTGGGCGTGCGGTCGGCCTGTTCCTTGAGCATGCGCAGGGCATCGGCCAGCGACGGCACGCCTTCCCAGCGCAACTCCAGGTTGTAGTTGAGGCCGCCGCGGATCAGGTGCAGGTGCGAGTCGTTGAGGCCGGGGATCACCGTGCGTTTCTGCAGGTCGATGACCTGGGTGGCGCTGCCGCGCAGGGCCATGACTTCGGCATCGCTACCGACGGCGAGGAAGCGCCCGTCCTTGATCGCCACGGCACTGGCTGTGGGCTTCTCGCGGTCGACCGTGTGCAGACGGCCGTTGAACAGGATCATGTCAGGTTGCACGGTGCCTCCTTTATCAGCGCCGAAGATTGGTAGAACGGGCCAAAGTGCGCCGGCGGCGCCTAGGACCGAAGACGCAGCGAGAAAGCGGCGTCGGTTGTTGGCAGGTTCATTTGACATGGGACCTCCGAATTCATGGTTTGCTGAGCCAGGGTGCAAGCCAGCGGGTGACCCATGGCATGAACAGGTAGACCACCAGCAGGACGATGGTCAGGGTGATCAGCGTATTGCTGGCAAGGTGGCCGCCGAGCCAGGGTTGGATCGCGAACAGTGGTTGCCACATCAGCGGTACCAGCAGGCTGAGTGGCAGGATCACGGCGAAGGTGATGCTGGCCTGCTTCCAGCGCGGCGGTGGGCCAGGCACATGCTCCGGGGCGAACCAGAACTCGCGAGCCGAGTGCAATGCTAGGTCCTCGTCACTGGCCAGCAGTGGGGTGACTTCCTCGACCAAGCGCCGGCGGTCGTCGGAGTCCAACCAGCTCTGCAGGTGGTCGGCGCTGGAGAATCGCAGCACGCTGGTGAACAGTGCGTGGTCGCCTTCCTTACCGTGGATCACATCGACGCCCAAGTGCCCAGGGTAGCCCTGGGCAGTCTGCACGATGCGTCGCAACCAGCTCTCGTAGGAGTCGAGCTGGCCCTGACGCACGCGATGGCGGATTAGTAGAGTAACCACTTTATTGACGTTGTCCGCTGGCATGGCTCGCCTCCTATTTGAGGTGCTGCTTAAGCTCGAGACCGGCCTGACGCATCGCGGCGTGCACTGCTGGTACATGGGCCAACGGGTTGAGCAGACCGTAGTCGTGGATCATGCCGTTGTAGCGCACGGCGGTGACGGTCACGCCGGCGGAATCCAGCTTGCGCGCGTAAGCCTCACCCTCGTCACGCAGCACGTCGAACTCGGCGGTCTGGATCAGGGTCGGCGGCAGGCCCTTGAGCTGCTCGCTGGTGGCCTGTAGCGGCGAGGCGAAACGTTCGGCGCGCTGCTTGGGATCGGTGGTGTAGCTGTCCCAGAACCATTTCATCAGCGGCTTGCTCAGGAAGTGGCCCTGGGCGAACTGGTTGTAGGAAGCGGTCTCCAGGTTGGCATCGGTCACCGGCCACAGCAGCAGCTGGAAGCGCAGTTTCGGCGTGCCCGCTTCCTTGGCCTTGAGCGCGACCACCGCGGCCATATTGCCGCCGACGCTGTTGCCGGCCACGGCCAGGCGCGAGCTGTCCACCTCGATCTCCTTGCCGTGCTCGCCGACCCACTGGGTGGCGGCAAAGGCCTGGTCGATGGCGGTCGGGTATTTGGCTTCCGGCGACGGCGTGTAGCCGACATAGACGGCCACGGCGCCGGAGTTCACCACCAGGTCGCGGATCAGACGGGCATGGGTCGGGTAGTCGCCGAGCACCCAGCCGCCGCCGTGGAAGAACATGAATACCGGCAGGTCACCCTTCACGCCCTCGGGGCGGACGATGGTCAGCGGGATCGACTGGCCGCCCGCCTGGATGGTTTTCTCGGACACACTCACGCCGGACAGATCGACCTTGACCGAGGCCTGGGCGCCCACCAGCACGGCGCGGGCATCTTGCGGGCTGAGGGTTTCCAGCGGCTTGCCGCCGCCGGCTTCCAGGGCCTCGAGGAAGGCCTGGGTGTGGTGTTCCACGCCGGGGTTGCCGGCGGCAAGGGCATGGCCGGTGGACAGGGCCAGCAGCGAGGCGAGCAGGGTGAGACGATTCATGCGGATACTCCTTGTTTGTCGACCAGTGCGAAGGTGACGTCGATGTTGTTGCGGAGGCGTTGGAATGCCATTGCGAGTTGGTAGGTTTCCTGATCGAGCACGGCCATGTTCCTTGCTGTCTCGTGGTAACGCGCGCAGCCGTGCCCACCTCCGAGAGGCTATAGGCTTGCGTCTGTCATTCGGTTGAAAGAGCCGCCCCCGAGAGCCGGGGGCGCCCAGGCTTAGATGGGGGCGGCGACAGGGGCTAGAGTCGGGCCGTGCTCAACGCGCTCAGGCGCCTTGTGGACCATGGTGTATGCGTAGTCGACGCCCATGCCGTATGCGCCGGAGTGTTCCTTGACCAGGTTCATGACGGCGTCGTAGGTGTCGCGATTCTTCCAGTCGCGCTGCCATTCCAGCAGCACTTGCTGCCAGGTCATCGGCACTACGCCAGCCTGGATCATGCGCTGCATGGCGTAGTCGTGTGCTTCCTTGGTGGTGCCGCCGGAAGCGTCGGCGACCATGTAGATCTCGTAGTCGGCATCGTGCATGGCGGAGAGTGCGAAGGTGGTGTTGCATACCTCGGTCCACAGGCCGGCGACGATGATCTTTTTGCGCCCGTTCTTGTTCAAGGCATCACGAACTTTCTGGTCGTCCCAGGAGTTCATCGAGGTGCGCTCCAGCAAGGGGGCGTCGGGAAACACCGCTAGCAACTCGGGGTAGGTATGGCCGGAGAAGCTCTCGGTCTCCACCGTGGTGATGGTGGTGGGGACGTCGAAGATCTTCGCTGCCTTGGCCAGAGCCACCGTGTTGTTCTTCAGAGTTTGCCGATCGATGCTCTGGACACCGAAGGCCATCTGGGGCTGGTGATCAATGAAGATCAGTTGGCTGTTTTGGGGAGTCAGGACTTCGGTTTTCGGATTGTTCATTGTCGTTACCTGTCGGTGGTTAGAAGGTCTTGGTGTGGTTCTCGGCGGTCGCATTCGCTTCGTAGCGACCCGGCATTACAGGGGCTTTCGGAGCAGCTGCGGCCTGAACTCGAATCCAAGTTAGCTGATCGACTGGTAATTGATTTGTGCATTTTTGCGTTTCCAATGGCGCATAAATGCGCCATTGGAAACGCGTCTGCGCTGCTAGCATCCGCCTTCCACCAACTGAATCGACGCGATCAACGCGTCCAGTCCGAACAAGGAGAATGCAATGGCAGCTTCACGTCCCAATGGCCAAAAAACCGCGTACTGGGGTGTTTCCTGGGAAGAGGGGTATGGCTACCCTCAGGCGAGGCAGGTAGGGAACGAGATCTACGTATCCGGCCAGTTCAACCACGATGAAGAAGGCAACCTAGTTGCTCCCGCACCGCTGGATAGCAAGGGGAAGCCTCGTGATTTCTCCGCGATGGGAGAACAGATGCGCACCGCCTATGACAACATCTCCAAGCTGCTCGCTCTCTACGGCGCCACGCTTGAGGACGTAGTCGAAGAGACGCTTTATGTCCTGGACATGGACGCGGCATTCGCCGTGGTGGGCAGTGTTCGCAAGGCAGCCTATGGCACCGAACGTCCGCAGTGCGCGAGCAATATCATTGGCGTGTCCAGATTGGCGCAGCGTCCGCAACTGATCGAAATCGCTTGCAAGGCAGTTATCGGCTCGCGAGCCGATTAAGCGAGATTCCCGGCTGAAGCTACTCGGCCGGTTGCGCGAGTTGCCCCTCGATGAGGGGCTTCTGGTTCGCCACTGCGGCGGCGCAGAAGGTCATGAAGGCCTTGACTCGCCAAGACTTCCGAATGTCCTGGTGGGTGAGCAGCCAGAGTTCATCATTGAGCTCGGGCACCACCGGGCCGACGCGCCTCAGCCCCGGTGTGATATCACCCAGCATGCAGGGCAGGAACCCGAAACCGAGCCCCGCCGCGATTGCAACACTCGCTGCAGCGACAGAGTCGGTTCGATACGAAATGCAGTGCGCATCCACTCTGTTGTCGACGTAGCTGGTGGCTTTCAGATCGCAAAGACCACCGGAATACGACACCCACGACTGGCCTTCGGCGAAAGGCGCAGAAGCAGGCGCGCTTTTAACATTGCCGTACGGTGCCCAGGCGATTGTTGCGAGTTTCCGCCCCACTAGGCTATCCGAAGGTTTCTTGGTCGCTCTTACCGCGATGTCCGACTCGTCTCGGGCAAGACTCAACGTTTGGTTACCCACCAGAACCTCGATCGTAATCCCTTCGTTGACCGCCTTGAAGTCCGCAATGATGGGGGTGAGGAAGTACAGGAGTAACGAGTCACTGGTGGTAATTCGCAGCTTGCCCAGAAGCCCGTGCTCCGCACGTGATATGCGCCGAGCGACGCTGACGATATCGAGCTCGACGCGTTCGGCCAGGGCCCGCAACTCGGCACCTTCCGTGGTGAGCATGTAACCCGAGCGCCGGTGATCGAACAGAGCGATCCCAAGTGCTTTCTCAAGCTGAGCCACTCGGCGTGAGACGGTGGATACGTTGATTCCGAGCTTCTTGGCAGTGATGGCGCGATTGCCAGACTCGCTGAGCGTCTTGATGATTCGAAGATCGTCCCACGAGAGCTGGTTTACAGCTTCGCTCAGGTCCCATTTGGCACGGCCTTGCGTACCCTGACCCGATGAAACACCTCTAGGTGATGATTTCACGCCAAACATTCCAAATCTTGTGTTCGCGCATCATATGAAAAGACATATGGAAGAGCTATCGAGAGACTTGCAGTGCGGTTGGCGGTCACAGGCGGAGTGAGCGACTGCTTTTGGCCGATTTCTGCCGGTTAAGACCGGTAGCTTGGGTCAAGAGCGGCCATGCCTGCAGATTTACAGAGATGAATAAAAGGTGGGTCCGACGCGAGCAGGCGCCTCGGCGAGAACAACGCCCGAGTAGTGAAAGACCATCAGAGCGCCAAGCTACTCGAATGGATGAAGCTCGGCGACTCGGTAAGTCCGCAGGAAGGATTTCGGCTGAGAGCCCGATTTCGCTTATGGGGGACGACTCGGATTGGCGTGTAAACGAAAGCTTGAGAAAACAGCCTTTTGTTTACGTTTTTTCCTTGAGAAATAGGTGACACCTGCCGGCAACCTCAACTCATGCGTCGCATCTAGTCGTTTACAGACTTGACCAGTGGGTAGAGTTAAGCGGTTCGACCTGGGCGAGGAATTCCCCCACCTGCAGCGTTACCTGCTGCGGCTCAAGGCCGACCCGGCCATCACCTTCGCCCGTGGCATCGAGGACGGCGAACCGGCCATCAGCCGGGGTGGCTTCAGGGGCCATGTGACGCTGGAGGAGCTGGTGCCGCGACTGGGGCGTGATCCGTCCCCACGCAGGAGCGAGTCTTCGCGAGCAGAGTTCGCTCCTACAGGGGCGGCGGTCAGGGCTGCAGGTCGAACAGGGCGCTGCCGCTTTCCATATCGAAGGGCGCGGAGAAGTGTTCGTGGACGATCTTCCACGTGTCGCCGCGCTTGACGTAGCCCTGGGTGCCGCGCATCCAGCTGGTCTTCACCACGCCATCCTGCTCGCCGCCGCAACGAATCAGGCAGTGCACGAAGGCCACGGCGGTATCGGCGTGGATGGTGGGCTCGGCGGGTTCGAAAATGCCGTCGCCGGCACACAGCTCCATGCAAAAGCGCCAGTGCTGGCCGTAGGCATCGAGGCCCTTGAACTGCAATTTGAGAATGGCGTCGTAGGCGATCACCTCGTCCGCGTAGCAGGCCAGGATCGCTTCCACGTTCTTGGCACGGGCCGCCTTCAGCCATTGGTTGAAGACTTCGTGCACTTCCAGTTCGGTGGTGGCCTTCAGGGTTTCGCTGCTCATGGTAGGTCTCCAGGTTTTCGCCAGGGCTGCACCGGCTGCTTGCCGGTGGATTCACCTCTGGTCGAGGCCCGTTGTCCGGCTTCGACATCCGTTTCGCCACGACCGACGAACGGTGCCGTCATGCCTCCAGTTCACGCAGGCGCTTCTCGATGAAGCGCCGCTCGGGTTCCTGCCGCGCCAGCGCCAGGGCGCCGTGATAGGCCGCCCGCGCGTCGTCTTTGCGCCCAAGGCGCCGGCAGAAGTCGGCCCGGGCGGCATGGGCCAGGTGGTAGTCACGCAGTTCCCCGCTTTCCAGCAAGGCATCCACTTCCGCCAGACCCGCTTCCGGCCCGTCACGCATGGCGACCGCCACTGCGCGATTGAGGGCCACCACGGGCGACGGCACGAGGCGTTGCAGTACGTCGTAGAGGCCGACGATCTGCCCCCAGTCGGTGCTCGCCGCATCGGCCGCCTGGGCATGCACGGCGGAGATGGCGGCCTGCAGCAGGTAGACGCCGACACGCCGGCTGGCCAGCGCCTGGGTCACCAGGGCGAGGCCCTCGGCGATCTGCGCCCGGTCCCACAGGGTGCGGTCCTGCTCGTCCAGCAGGATCAGCTCGCCGTCCGCGTTGGCACGGGCGGTGCGGCGCGAGTCGTGCAACAGCATCAACGCCAGCAGCCCCATCACTTCAGGGTCCGGCAACAGCTCCAGCAGCAAGCGCGCCAGGCGGATGGCCTCGGCGGAGAGGTCGGTGCGGGTCAGGGAATCCCCGGAGGTGGCCGAGTAGCCTTCGTTGAACACCAGGTAGATGACCCGCAGGACGTTATCCAGCCGCTGCGGCAGTTCGGCCAGGGCCGGCACCTGATAGGGAATGTGCGCATCACGGATCTTCGCCTTGGCCCGCACGATGCGCTGGGCGATGGTGGACGGCGTGCTGAGGAAGGCGCGGGCGATTTCCTCGGTCTTCAGGTCGCAGACCTCACGCAGGGTCAGCGGTACCTGGGCGTCCGCCGGCAGCGCCGGGTGGCAGCAGGTGAAGATCAGCCGCAGGCGGTCATCCTCCACATCCTCGCCCTCCTCGAAGGCGCTGGCGGCCTCTTCCAGTTCGGCCACCAGATGGCGCTTCGATGCGTCGAAACGGGCGCGCCGGCGCAGGCTGTCGATGGCCTTGAAGCGACCGGCCGATACCAGCCAGGCGCGCGGGTTGGCTGGAATGCCATCCCGCGGCCATTGCTGCACCGCAGCGATGAAGGCGTCGTGCAGGGCTTCCTCGGCCAGGTCGAAATCCCCCAGGAGGCGGATCAGCGTGGCGAGGACGCGACGCGAGTCACTGCGGTAGATCGACTCGACCCGCAGGCGCAGTTCGGCCTCTTCCATCAGGCCCTCCCGTGCATCACGAGGCGACGCCCAGGGTCGGCCGCACTTCGGGTTCGCGTACCGGGCGCACTTCGATGCAGCCCAGGCGGGCCGGCGGAATCTTCGAGGCGATCTGCAGGGCTTCGTTGAGGTCGCGGGCTTCGATCAGGTAGAAGCCGCCGAGTTGTTCCTTGGTTTCCGCGAAAGGCCCGTCGGTCATGGACACCCGCCCGCCCTGGATGCGCAGGGTGGTGGCGGTGCGCACCGACTCCAGGGCATTGGATGCCAGGTAATGGCCGCTGGCGGTGAGCTGCTCGGTGTAGTCCACGCATTCGCCGGCGATGGCCTGGTAGTCGGCATCGGTCAGGGTGGCGAGCTTGGCTTCTTCGATATAGATCAGGCACAGGTATTTCATGATGGGTTCCTCGGGTGGCTGCGGGGTACTGACACCCATTGGTCGTACGGCCGCGTCGGGAATCGACAGGGCCGGCGGAAAATTCCTTTCTTCATCAGGATCGACCATGCCCTGCTGGCGCGAATTCATTCGTCAATGAATTCGCTCCAGCAGGAAAGGGTTCAGGATAGCCCCGCTGCGTCACCTTGCCCGTCGAGGGGTCGAGCGGTCCGTTTCAGGCTATTTCTCGGCGGCGGCCTTGAGGTTGTTCAGGCCCTGGTCGAACTTGCTGCCCACCATGTCATCCATGTCGAAGAACACCTGCATCAGCCGGTGGGTGTAGGGCGAAGGCCCGTACATGGCCCAGGTGACCTGGGTTCCGCCGGCGTGGGGCTGGAGGAGGAATTCTGCGGTGTTGTGGGCCTCGAAGGGCATCTGGAAGTCCAGCTTGATCTCCACCTTGGATGCCGGCTGGCTGTGGGTGATTTCCATGCGCCCGGTGCCCACCTCGTTGTTGCCCTGCCAGGCATAGGCGGCGCCCACGCCTTCGTTGGGTCCGCTGTAGTTGCGCTTGAGGGCGGGGTCGATCTTTTCCCAGGGTGACCAGGCCGTCCACTGACGGAAGTCGTTGATCAGCGGGAAGACCTTTTCCGGTGGCGCGGCAATGGTGGTCGTACGCTCGATGCGAAAGTGATCCGGGCTGATTGCGGCGTATCCCAGCACGCCGAGTATCGCGACGACGATGATGACGAGGATGGCTTTGAGCATGGCGCCCTCCAGGGGCTCTCGGGCAGGTGGACTGGCACATCGGCAGTACTGCCAGAACAAGGTTAGCCGCTCTGCGCAGCGGTGCCCGGCAGCCTGATGTGACGGCCCAGTTCCTCGAACAGGGTGGTGACCGAACGCAGCGCCCGGCAGTCCGGACGGGTCAGCAGCCAGAGGGCGCTGGTACAGCCGTGCAGGTCGTTTTGCAGCACCTGCAGGCGCGTTTCGCCCCGCACCAGGAACGCCGGGAGGGCCGCCACGCCCAGGCCCGCCCGCACCAGTTGCGCCACCGACAGTGTGCTGTTGCAGCGATAGGCCGGTTGCACCTCCGGGTAACGCTGGCGGCGCCAGACCACGCTGGGGTGATTGGGCAGGAAGTCGTCCGGGGCTATCCAGGCCATGTTCGCCGGGTCGGTATCGGACGAACGAGCCAGGTAGCTGTCCGCCGCGCAGAGCACATAGGACACGGCCCCCAGGCAGCGTCCCACGAGATGGCCGGGCGGCGTGGTGGTCAGGCGCAGGGCGATGTCGGCGTCACGGCGGCTGAGGTTGGCGAAATCGTTGGAGGTGGTCAGCTCCAGTTCCAACGCCGGGTAGGCCGGCATGAAGCACGCCAGGGCGGGCAACAGCAGGCCGTGGAGGACCGCGTCGGTGCAGGTCAGGCGCAGGGTGCCGCTGACAGCCTCGCGGCCCTGCTCCAGGCCCAGGCGCGCGGCCTCCAGCGCCTTCTCCGCCAGTTCAGCCTGTTGCGCCAGCAGTTGCGCGGCCGCATTGGGCAGGTAGCCGGCGCGGCTCTTCTCGAACAGCACGCTGCCAAGGGACTGTTCCAGCCGCCGCAGGGAACGGAACACGGTGGAAACGTCCACCTTGAGCAGCTCGGCGGCGCGCGCCAGGGTGCCGCCACGGACCAGCGCCAGCACCAGGGCCAGGTCCGTGTGGTCGATTTCGTATTGCATCAACGCAATCCCACCTTGCTGAATCGCCAATATTGATTGCTCCAGCGCAACTATATAGTCCGCTGGAGCCGGCGCAATCCGCGCCACGCATCGGAGGACAGAGATGAAGCAACTGCGCATCGGCCTGGTTGGCGACAGGGACGACAGCATCACCGCTCACCGCGCCATTCCGCGCGCCCTGGAACTCGCGGCCCTGACGACCGGGAGGGCGGTGCAAGGCATCTGGCTGGCGACGGACCGCATCGGTGAAACTCGCCTCGACGCCTTCCACGGCCTCTGGTGCGTTCCCGGCAGCCCCTACCGCGATACCGAAGGCGCGCTGGGCGCCATCGCCCATGCACGGCGCACCGCCCTGCCCTTCCTCGGCACCTGCGGCGGCTTCCAGCACGCACTGCTGGAACATGCGCGCAATGTGCTCGGCTGGGCCGATGCCGAACACGCCGAAACCGCTCCGGATGCCCAGCGTGCAGTGATCAGTCCCCTGCCCTGCGCCCTGCGGGAAACTCTGGAGCGCATCCAGCTACTCGCCGACTCGCGTCTGGCCGCGGCCTATGGCATGCCCGAAGCCTTCGAGGGTTACCACTGCGGATACGGCCTGAATCCGGCCTTTCGCGAAGCACTCACCCAAGGGCCGCTGAGGGTCGCAGCCACCGACGCCGCCGGTGCGGTCAGGGCGGTGGAACTGGAGGGCCATCCGTTCTTCGTCGCCACGCTGTTCCAGCCGGAACGCGCCGCCCTGATCGGCCGCCTGCCACCGCTGGTTGCGGCGTTCGTCAACGCCTGCCAGGAGCACGGCCAATGATTGCCCGCACGCCCGAGCCGCCCTACTACGCGGTGATCTTTACCTCCCTGCGCAGCGACACCGAGCAGGACTACGCCGTCACCGCCGAACGCATGCTGGAGCTGGCGCGCGAGCAACCGGGCTTCCTCGGCGTGGAATCGGCCCGGGGCGCCGACGGGCTGGGGATCACGGTGTCGTACTGGCGCGACGAGGCGTCCATCCGCGCCTGGCGCGTCCAGGCCGAACACCGCGAAGCCCAGCGACGCGGAAGGACCGATTGGTACCGGGCATTCCGTACCCGGGTGGCCCATGTCGAGCGCGACTACGGGCTGGAGTGAGCCCCGGATCAGGCGGCCCGCTGCGACTCCAGCACCAGTTCCTGCTCGCCGCCGCGCTTGAGCGCGGCGTAGATCACCCCGGTCACCAGGCTGCCGGCGACTATGGCCAGCAGGTAGAGCAAGGCGTGGTTGATGGCGTTGGGGATCAGCAGCACGAACAGGCCGCCGTGGGGCGCCATCAGCTTGCAGCCGAAGTACATGGACAGCGCGCCGGTAAGTGCACCGCCGGCGATGCTGGCCGGGATCACCCGCAGCGGGTCCCTGGCGGCGAAGGGAATCGCACCCTCGGAGATGAAACACAGCCCCAGCACCAGCGCCGCCTTGCCGGCCTCGCGCTCGCTCTGGGCGAACTTGCGGCGCATCAGCAGGGTGGCGATGCCCATGCCGATGGGCGGCACCATGCCGGCGGCCATGGTGGCGGCCATCGGCGCGTAGCTCTGGGAGGCCAGCAGGCCCACGGAGAAGGCGTACGCGGCCTTGTTGATGGGGCCGCCGAGGTCCACGCACATCATGCCGCCCAGCAGCAGGCCGAGGAGGATGGCGTTGGAAGTCCCCATGTTGTCGAGGAAGTGGGTGAGGCTGGCGAGCATGCCGGCCACCGGCTTGCCCACCACGTAGATCATCACCAGGCCGGTGAACAGGCTGGAGAGCAGCGGGATGATCAGGATCGGCTTCAGCGCCTCGACGCTCTGCGGCAGTTGCAGATGGCGGTTGATGGCACGTGCCGAATACCCGGCGAGAAAGCCGGCGATGATGCCGCCGATGAAACCCGCGCCGAGAGTGCTGGCCAGCAGCCCGCCGATCATGCCCGGAGCGAGGCCAGGCCGGTCGGCGATGGAATAGGCGATGTAGCCGGCCAGCAACGGCACCATCAGCTTGAAGGCCGCCTCGCCACCGATCTGCATCAGCGCCGCGGCCAGGGTGCCCTCCTCCTTGAACGCCTCGATGCCGAAGACGAAGGACAGGGCGATCAGCAAGCCACCCGCCACCACCATCGGCAGCATGTAGGAAACCCCGGTGAGCAGGTGCTTGTAGGCACCCTTGGGTTCAACCTTGGCCTTGCCGGCCTGGCTGTCGCCGCCGGCTTTCGCCTCCAGCAACTGGCCCTCGTCGAGGGCGCGCTGGAGGGTCGCCTCGGCGTGCTTGAGGGCGACGCCGGTGCCGCAGCGAAACACCCTCCTGCCAACGAAGCGGGCGGTGTCCACCTCGATATCGGTGGCCAGCAGCACGACATCGGCGGCGGCGAT is part of the Pseudomonas lalkuanensis genome and harbors:
- a CDS encoding helix-turn-helix transcriptional regulator yields the protein MPNPTTRVLAVLELLQTHGQLSGSELARRLEVDGRTLRRYIATLEEMGIPLTAERGRHGGYRLVAGFKLPPMMFTNEETLALSLGLLAAQNLGLEQAAPAVASARACAPWATPPPWTCPGHGRPPASAGCWTWPPPCRRVNGCTSSTAPATATTASARPIPTAWSIAPGAGT
- a CDS encoding amidohydrolase, which translates into the protein MSNEPANNRRRFLAASSVLGAAGALWPVLPIFGADKGGTVQPDMILFNGRLHTVDREKPTASAVAIKDGRFLAVGSDAEVMALRGSATQVIDLQKRTVIPGLNDSHLHLIRGGLNYNLELRWEGVPSLADALRMLKEQADRTPTPQWVRVVGGWNEFQFAEKRMPTLDELNKAAPDTPVFVLHLYDRALLNRAALRVVGYGKDTPNPPGGEIVRDANGEPTGMLVARPNAMILYSTLSKGPKLPLEYQVNSTRQFMRELNRLGVTSAIDAGGGYQNYPDDYQVIEQLAKDNQLSIRIAYNLFTQKPKEELADFQQWSKIVKPGQGSDFLRHNGAGEMLVFSAADFEDFLEPRPDLAPSMEQELEPVVRHLVEQRWPFRLHATYDESISRMLDVFEKVNRDIPFNGLPWFFDHAETITPKNIERVRALGGGIAIQHRMAFQGEYFVDRYGKQAAEKTPPIQRMLSEGVPVGAGTDATRVASYNPWTSLYWMVSGKTVGGLELYPQGLPRATALELFTHGSAWFSSEQGKKGQIKVGQLADLVALSADFFSVEEEAIKWIESVLTVVDGKVVYGAGEFDKLAPPPAPVLPDWSPVARVPGHWKPGAPLVAQVHQCVGACAVHAHSHDKARRSAVPISDFQGFWGAFGCSCFAF
- a CDS encoding antibiotic biosynthesis monooxygenase, which translates into the protein MPADNVNKVVTLLIRHRVRQGQLDSYESWLRRIVQTAQGYPGHLGVDVIHGKEGDHALFTSVLRFSSADHLQSWLDSDDRRRLVEEVTPLLASDEDLALHSAREFWFAPEHVPGPPPRWKQASITFAVILPLSLLVPLMWQPLFAIQPWLGGHLASNTLITLTIVLLVVYLFMPWVTRWLAPWLSKP
- a CDS encoding alpha/beta hydrolase, producing the protein MNRLTLLASLLALSTGHALAAGNPGVEHHTQAFLEALEAGGGKPLETLSPQDARAVLVGAQASVKVDLSGVSVSEKTIQAGGQSIPLTIVRPEGVKGDLPVFMFFHGGGWVLGDYPTHARLIRDLVVNSGAVAVYVGYTPSPEAKYPTAIDQAFAATQWVGEHGKEIEVDSSRLAVAGNSVGGNMAAVVALKAKEAGTPKLRFQLLLWPVTDANLETASYNQFAQGHFLSKPLMKWFWDSYTTDPKQRAERFASPLQATSEQLKGLPPTLIQTAEFDVLRDEGEAYARKLDSAGVTVTAVRYNGMIHDYGLLNPLAHVPAVHAAMRQAGLELKQHLK
- a CDS encoding hydrolase, which translates into the protein MNNPKTEVLTPQNSQLIFIDHQPQMAFGVQSIDRQTLKNNTVALAKAAKIFDVPTTITTVETESFSGHTYPELLAVFPDAPLLERTSMNSWDDQKVRDALNKNGRKKIIVAGLWTEVCNTTFALSAMHDADYEIYMVADASGGTTKEAHDYAMQRMIQAGVVPMTWQQVLLEWQRDWKNRDTYDAVMNLVKEHSGAYGMGVDYAYTMVHKAPERVEHGPTLAPVAAPI
- a CDS encoding Rid family hydrolase, whose product is MAASRPNGQKTAYWGVSWEEGYGYPQARQVGNEIYVSGQFNHDEEGNLVAPAPLDSKGKPRDFSAMGEQMRTAYDNISKLLALYGATLEDVVEETLYVLDMDAAFAVVGSVRKAAYGTERPQCASNIIGVSRLAQRPQLIEIACKAVIGSRAD